The Brenneria rubrifaciens genome has a window encoding:
- the hemD gene encoding uroporphyrinogen-III synthase, which yields MTILVTRPSPAGEQLVTRLRKLGYSAWHSPLIEFSPGGELDRLPALVAGLRPGGMVFALSRHAIDYADPLLSRAGGGWPSTLDYYAIGRTTALALHKVSAQPVSYPQDRETSETLLQLPELQHINGKQALLLRGNGGRELLATTLTERGAEVVYCECYQRRAVHYDGLEQSHHWQQAGIDRLVITSGEMLQRIYTLVPDYYRASWLLGCQVIVVSERLAAQARQLGWRDIRVADNADNDALMRALQ from the coding sequence ATGACCATTCTGGTGACCCGTCCGTCGCCGGCTGGTGAGCAACTGGTGACTCGCTTGAGAAAACTGGGCTATAGCGCCTGGCATAGCCCGTTGATTGAATTCTCTCCGGGGGGTGAACTGGACCGGCTACCCGCTTTAGTGGCGGGCTTACGGCCCGGCGGCATGGTGTTCGCCCTTTCACGGCATGCGATAGACTATGCCGATCCGCTGCTGAGCCGTGCTGGTGGTGGCTGGCCGTCTACGCTTGACTATTATGCCATCGGCCGGACAACCGCGCTGGCATTGCACAAGGTCAGCGCACAACCTGTTTCCTACCCTCAGGATAGAGAAACCAGCGAAACTTTATTACAACTCCCCGAACTTCAGCATATTAATGGCAAACAGGCACTATTATTACGGGGTAATGGCGGCAGAGAGCTATTAGCGACCACCCTCACCGAACGCGGCGCCGAAGTGGTTTACTGTGAATGCTATCAGCGCCGCGCCGTGCATTATGACGGGCTGGAACAAAGCCACCACTGGCAACAGGCAGGTATTGACAGGTTAGTGATCACCAGCGGAGAAATGCTACAACGGATCTATACTTTAGTTCCTGATTACTATCGGGCTTCCTGGCTACTGGGATGCCAGGTGATCGTAGTCAGTGAACGTCTGGCAGCACAGGCCCGTCAGCTCGGCTGGCGTGATATTCGAGTAGCCGATAACGCCGACAACGATGCGCTCATGCGCGCACTACAATAA